TGGTGGGCGCGCACGGTGGTGGAGTCGACGCACACGACCGTCCAGTCGACTGCGCCGACGGCATCGGAGTGCTGCTGGACATGGGCCAGCAGGCGGTCCCAGGTTCCGTCGGCCGACCAGCGACGGAAGCGTTCGTAGACGGTCTTCCACGGCCCGTAGCGTTCGGGCAGGTCCCGCCAGGCCGCACCCGTGGACAGCTTCCACAGAATCCCGTTGATGACCTGGCGGCGATCCCGCACCGGACGGCCCATCCGCGCCGGAGCCAGCAACGGCTCGATCACCGCCCACGACTCATCAGTCAGCTCATGACGACGCACCACGAACAGACCAACGACGCCGACACTTTGCGGACACGACCTAGCGGGCCGGGGCCTCGCGCAGCAGGCAGGTCAGGCGGGCGGTGCAGACGCGTCGTTGCTGGTCGTCGCTGATCACGATCTCGTAGGTCGCGGTGGAGCGTCCCCGGTGCACCGGGGTGGCCACGCCGGTGACGAGGCCGGAGCGGACCCCGCGGTGGTGGGTGCAGTTGAGGTCCACGCCGACGGCGATCTTGGAGCTGCCGGCGTGCAGCATGGAGCCGACCGACCCGAGGGTCTCGGCGAGGACGGCGGAGGCGCCGCCGTGCAGCAGCCCGTACGGCTGGGTGTTCCCCTCGACCGGCATGGTCCCCACGACCCGGTCGGCGGAGGCCTCCACGATCTCGACGCCCATGCGCGTGCCCAGGTGTCCGGCTGAGAACATCGCGACGAGGTCGACGCCGAGGGCGGCGTACTCGTCGATGACCTCCTGCGGGAACGTGACGTGCTGCTGCTCACCCATGGGCCAGGGCTCCGTTCATCGTGTGTGCTACGGCTGCCTACGGCTGAGCAAACGCTCAGTCGGTCGCCGATTGTTCCAGACGTACGACGACGGACTTGCTGGCCGGGGTGTTGCTGGTGTCGGCGGTGGCGTCCAGCGGCACCAGGACGTTGGTCTCGGGGTAGTACGCGGCCGCGCAGCCCCGGGCCGTCGGATAGTGCACGACCCGGAACCCGGGCGCCCGCCGCTCCACCCCGTCCTTCCACTCGCTGACGAGGTCGACGTACGACCCGTCGGCGAGCCCGAGACCGCGCGCGTCCTCGGGGTTGACCAGCACGACCCGGCGGCCGTTCCTGATGCCCCGGTAGCGGTCGTCGAGGCCGTAGATCGTGGTGTTGTACTGGTCGTGCGAACGCAGTGTCTGGAGCAGCAGCCGGCCCTCGGGCAGCTCGGGGTACTCGACGGGCGCGGCGGTGAAGTTGGCCTTGCCGGTGGCGGTGGGGAAGCGCCGCTCGTCGCGCGGGGCGTGCGGCAGGGTGAAGCCGCCGGGGCGGGCCACGCGCGCGTTGAAGTCCTCGAAGCCGGGGATCACGCGGGCGATGCGGTCGCGGATGGTGGCGTAGTCCTTCTCGAACTCCTCCCACGGGGTGGCGCTGTTCTCGCCGAGGACCCGGCGGGCGAGCCGGGCCACGATGGCGGGCTCGGACAGCAACTGCCCGCTCGCCGGCTCCAGGCGGCCCCGGGAGGCGTGCACCATGCCCATGGAGTCCTCGACGGTCACGAACTGCTCGCCGCTGCCCTGGACGTCACGCTCGGTGCGGCCGAGCGTGGGCAGGATCAGGGCACGCGCGCCCGTGATCGCGTGCGAGCGGTTGAGCTTGGTCGACACGTGCACGGTCAGCCGGGCGCGCCGCATGGCGGCCTCGGTGACCTCGGTGTCGGGGGAGGCGGAGACGAAGTTGCCGCCCATGGCGAAGAAGACCTTGGCCTCGCCGTCGCGCAGGGCGCGGATGGCGCGGACCACGTCGAAGCCGTGCTCGCGCGGCGGGGCGAAGCCGAACTCCTTCTCCAGGGCGTCCAGGAAGGCGGGCGCGGGCCGCTCGAAGATGCCCATGGTGCGGTCGCCCTGGACGTTGGAGTGGCCGCGGACCGGGCAGACGCCGGCGCCGGGGCGGCCGATGTTGCCGCGCAGCAGAAGGAAGTTGACGACCTCGCGGATGGTCGGCACGGAGTGCTTGTGCTGGGTGAGGCCCATGGCCCAGCAGACGATGGTCCGCTCCGAGGCGAGGACCATGGAGAGGGCCTGCTCGATCTCCTGCTGGGACAGCCCGGTCGCGGTGAGCGTCCCCTCCCAGTCGGCGGCGCGGGCGGCCGCGGCGAACTCCTCGTAGCCGTGGGTGTGTTCGGCGACGAAGGCCTCGTCGACGGCGCCCTCCGTCTCCAGGATCAGCTTGTTGAGGAGGCGGAAGAGGGCCTGGTCGCCGCCGATGCGGATCTGGAGGAAGAGGTCGGTGAGCGCGGCGCCCTTGACCATGCCCTGGGGGGTCTGCGGGTTCTTGAAGCGCTCCAGGCCCGCCTCGGGCAGCGGGTTGACGCTGATGATCTTCGCGCCGTTCGCCTTGGCCTTCTCCAGGGCGGAGAGCATGCGGGGGTGGTTGGTGCCCGGGTTCTGGCCGGCGACGACGATCAGGTCGGCCTTGTAGAGGTCCTCCAGCAGGACGCTGCCCTTGCCGATGCCGATGGTCTCGCTGAGCGCCGAACCGGACGACTCGTGGCACATGTTGGAGCAGTCCGGCAGGTTGTTGGTGCCGAGCTCGCGCGCGAAGAGCTGGTAGAGGAACGCGGCCTCGTTGCTGGTGCGGCCCGAGGTGTAGAAGACGGCCTCGTCGGGGGAGTCGAGGGCGGCGATCTCCTCGGCGACGATGTCGAACGCGCGCTCCCAGGAGACCGGCTCGTAGTGGGTGCCGCCCTCGGGGACGTACATGGGGTGGGTGAGCCGGCCCTGCTGGCCCAGCCAGTAGCCGCTGCGGTTCGCGAGGTCGGCGACGGGGTGCGCCGCGAAGAACTCCGGGGTGATCCGGCGCAGGGTGGCTTCCTCGGCGACCGCCTTCGCGCCGTTCTCGCAGAACTCCGCCGCGTGCCGGTGGTCCGGCTCCGGCCAGGCGCAGCCGGGGCAGTCGAAGCCGTCCTTCTGGTTGACCCGCAGCAGCGTGAGCGCGGTGCGCTTGACGCCCATCTGCTGCTGGGCGATGCGCAGGGTGTGGCCGATGGCCGGGAGGCCGGCCGCCGCGTGCTTCGGTTCGGTGACCTGCGGAGCGTCCTGAACCGGATCACCCTTGGGCGGCTTCGTGGCCATCGCGCACTCTCCTTCGCCTACACGTGCGAGTACGTTCCCGATCCTCCCACGGGGCGGTGACAACGATCACCCCCCGGGCCGGGGACGGGAGGGGGCCACAGCTTGCGTCCCGTGTTCCGGGGGCGCCTCGCCTCACCTCGGTTACGACGCCGACCGGCCCCCGGAGAAGCTCGTGGGCGGTGCCGGGCTCACCGTGGCAGCCGACTGTCAGTGCCGCGTGGCAGGATCGGGGGCGTGGCAGAGACAGCAGCGAAGAAGACCGACAACAGCCCCGGCGGCAGCCGCCCGCGCCTGATGCTCATGGACGGGCACTCGCTGGCCTATCGCGCGTTCTTCGCGCTGCCCGCGGAGAACTTCACCACCGCGACCGGCCAGCCGACCAACGCGATCTACGGCTTCGCGTCGATGCTGGCCAACACCCTGCGCGACGAGGAGCCCACCCACTTCGCGGTGGCCTTCGACGTGTCCAGGAAGACCTGGCGCTCCGAGGAGTTCACGGAGTACAAGGCCAACCGCTCCAAGACCCCGGACGAGTTCAAGGGCCAGGTCGAGCTGATCGGCGAGCTCCTCGACGCCATGCACGTCTCGCGGTTCGCGATCGACGGCTTCGAGGCGGACGACGTCATCGCCACCCTCGCGACCCAGGCCGAGGCCGAGGGCTTCGAGGTGCTGATCGTCACCGGCGACCGCGACTCCTTCCAGCTGGTCTCCGAGCACACCACCGTCCTCTACCCGACCAAGGGCGTCTCCGAGCTGACCCGGTTCACTCCGGAGAAGGTCTTCGAGAAGTACGGGTTGACGCCCGCCCAGTACCCCGACTTCGCGGCCCTGCGCGGCGACCCGTCCGACAACCTCCCCGGCATCCCCGGCGTCGGCGAGAAGACCGCGGCGAAGTGGATCAACCAGTTCGGTTCGTTCGCGGAGCTCGTCGAGCGGGTCGAGGAGGTCAAGGGCAAGGCCGGGCAGAACCTCCGCGACCACCTGGAGTCCGTCAAGCTGAACCGCCGCCTCACCGAGATGGTGCGCACGGTGGAGCTGCCGAAGACGGTCACCGACCTGGAGCGCCTGCCGTACGACCGCAAGACCCTCGCGATGATCCTCGACACCCTGGAGATCAGGAACCCCTCCCTGCGGGAGCGGCTGCTGGCCGTGGACCCGGGCGCCGAGGAGGCCGAGGGCGCCCCCGCCGCCGCGCCCGGCGTGGCCGTGGACGGCACGGTGCTCGGCACCGGCGAGCTGGCCGGCTGGCTCGCCGAGCACGGCGCACAGCAGCCCCTCGGCATCGCCACGCTCGACACCTGGGCGCTCGGCACGGGATCGGTCGCCGAGGTCGCCCTCGCCGCGGGCGGCGGGGCGGCCGCCTGGTTCGACCCGTCCGAGCTGGACGAGGCCGACGAGCGCGCGTGGGTGGCCTGGCTCGCCGACGCCGACCGGCCCAAGGTCCTGCACAACGCCAAGGGCGCCATGCGGGTCTTCGCCGAGCACGGCTGGTCCCTCGCCGGAGTCGGCATGGACACCGCGCTCGCCGCCTACCTCGTCAAGCCCGGGCGCCGGTCCTTCGACCTGGACGCGCTGTCCCTGGAGTACCTGGGCCGGGAGCTGGCGCCCGCCGCGGCGGCGGACGGACAGCTCGCCTTCGGGGCGGACGACGGGGCCGAGGCCGAGGCGCTCATGATCCAGGCGCGGGCCGTGCTCGACCTGGGGACGGCCTTCGCGGGCCGACTGGAGGAGGTCGGCGCGGCGGACCTGCTGCGCGACATGGAACTGCCCACCTCCGAACTGCTGGCCCGCATGGAGCGGCACGGCATCGCCGCCGACCGGGCCCACCTGGAGGCCATGGAGCAGATGTTCGCCGGGGCGGTCCAGCAGGCCGTGAAGGAGGCGCACGCGGCGGCCGGGCACGAGTTCAACCTCGGCTCGCCCAAGCAGCTCCAGGAAGTCCTCTTCGGGGAGCTGGGCCTGCCGAAGACGAAGAAGACGAAGACCGGCTACACGACGGACGCGGACGCGCTGGCGTGGCTGGCGACCCAGACGGACAACGAACTGCCGGTGATCATGCTCCGGCACCGGGAGCAGGCCAAGCTGCGGGTGACCGTGGAGGGCCTGATCAAGACGATCGCCGCGGACGGCCGTATCCATACGACGTTCAACCAGACCGTCGCGGCGACGGGACGCCTGTCGTCGACCGACCCCAACCTCCAGAACATCCCCGTCCGCACGGATGAGGGGCGGGCGATCCGGCGCGGGTTCGTGGTGGGGGAGGGCTTCGAGTCCCTCATGACCGCGGACTACAGCCAGATCGAGCTGCGGGTGATGGCCCACCTCTCCGAGGACGAGGGGCTCATCGAGGCCTTCACGTCGGGGGAGGACCTGCACACCACCGCCGCGTCGCAGGTCTTCGCGGTCGAGCCCGGCCAGGTCGACGCGGAGATGCGGCGCAAGATCAAGGCGATGTCGTACGGGCTGGCGTACGGGTTGTCCGCGTTCGGGCTCTCGCAGCAGCTGAACATCGAGGCGGGCGAGGCGCGGGCGCTGATGGACGCGTACTTCGAGCGGTTCGGCGGGGTGCGGGACTATCTGCGGCGGGCGGTCGACGAGGCGCGGGCCACGGGGTACACGGCGACGCTCTTCGGGCGCCGGCGGTATCTGCCCGACCTCAACAGCGACAACCGCCAGCGGCGTGAGGCGGCCGAGCGGATGGCACTGAACGCGCCGATCCAGGGCACGGCGGCGGACATCGTGAAGATCGCGATGCTCAAGGTGGACGGGGCGTTGCGGGAGGCGGGGCTCGCCTCGCGGATGCTTCTGCAGGTCCACGACGAAATCGTGTTGGAGGTGGCTCCGGGGGAGCGGGAGGCCGCGGAGTCGATCGTGCGGCGGGGGATGGCGGACGCGGTGCGGTTGCGGGTGCCGCTGGGGGTTTCGGTGGGGGATGGGGCGGACTGGGAGTCCGCAGCGCACTAGCCTCCGGCGGTTGGGCCGTTTTTGTCCGCGGG
Above is a window of Streptomyces griseorubiginosus DNA encoding:
- a CDS encoding hotdog fold thioesterase; amino-acid sequence: MGEQQHVTFPQEVIDEYAALGVDLVAMFSAGHLGTRMGVEIVEASADRVVGTMPVEGNTQPYGLLHGGASAVLAETLGSVGSMLHAGSSKIAVGVDLNCTHHRGVRSGLVTGVATPVHRGRSTATYEIVISDDQQRRVCTARLTCLLREAPAR
- a CDS encoding FdhF/YdeP family oxidoreductase produces the protein MATKPPKGDPVQDAPQVTEPKHAAAGLPAIGHTLRIAQQQMGVKRTALTLLRVNQKDGFDCPGCAWPEPDHRHAAEFCENGAKAVAEEATLRRITPEFFAAHPVADLANRSGYWLGQQGRLTHPMYVPEGGTHYEPVSWERAFDIVAEEIAALDSPDEAVFYTSGRTSNEAAFLYQLFARELGTNNLPDCSNMCHESSGSALSETIGIGKGSVLLEDLYKADLIVVAGQNPGTNHPRMLSALEKAKANGAKIISVNPLPEAGLERFKNPQTPQGMVKGAALTDLFLQIRIGGDQALFRLLNKLILETEGAVDEAFVAEHTHGYEEFAAAARAADWEGTLTATGLSQQEIEQALSMVLASERTIVCWAMGLTQHKHSVPTIREVVNFLLLRGNIGRPGAGVCPVRGHSNVQGDRTMGIFERPAPAFLDALEKEFGFAPPREHGFDVVRAIRALRDGEAKVFFAMGGNFVSASPDTEVTEAAMRRARLTVHVSTKLNRSHAITGARALILPTLGRTERDVQGSGEQFVTVEDSMGMVHASRGRLEPASGQLLSEPAIVARLARRVLGENSATPWEEFEKDYATIRDRIARVIPGFEDFNARVARPGGFTLPHAPRDERRFPTATGKANFTAAPVEYPELPEGRLLLQTLRSHDQYNTTIYGLDDRYRGIRNGRRVVLVNPEDARGLGLADGSYVDLVSEWKDGVERRAPGFRVVHYPTARGCAAAYYPETNVLVPLDATADTSNTPASKSVVVRLEQSATD
- the polA gene encoding DNA polymerase I, translated to MAETAAKKTDNSPGGSRPRLMLMDGHSLAYRAFFALPAENFTTATGQPTNAIYGFASMLANTLRDEEPTHFAVAFDVSRKTWRSEEFTEYKANRSKTPDEFKGQVELIGELLDAMHVSRFAIDGFEADDVIATLATQAEAEGFEVLIVTGDRDSFQLVSEHTTVLYPTKGVSELTRFTPEKVFEKYGLTPAQYPDFAALRGDPSDNLPGIPGVGEKTAAKWINQFGSFAELVERVEEVKGKAGQNLRDHLESVKLNRRLTEMVRTVELPKTVTDLERLPYDRKTLAMILDTLEIRNPSLRERLLAVDPGAEEAEGAPAAAPGVAVDGTVLGTGELAGWLAEHGAQQPLGIATLDTWALGTGSVAEVALAAGGGAAAWFDPSELDEADERAWVAWLADADRPKVLHNAKGAMRVFAEHGWSLAGVGMDTALAAYLVKPGRRSFDLDALSLEYLGRELAPAAAADGQLAFGADDGAEAEALMIQARAVLDLGTAFAGRLEEVGAADLLRDMELPTSELLARMERHGIAADRAHLEAMEQMFAGAVQQAVKEAHAAAGHEFNLGSPKQLQEVLFGELGLPKTKKTKTGYTTDADALAWLATQTDNELPVIMLRHREQAKLRVTVEGLIKTIAADGRIHTTFNQTVAATGRLSSTDPNLQNIPVRTDEGRAIRRGFVVGEGFESLMTADYSQIELRVMAHLSEDEGLIEAFTSGEDLHTTAASQVFAVEPGQVDAEMRRKIKAMSYGLAYGLSAFGLSQQLNIEAGEARALMDAYFERFGGVRDYLRRAVDEARATGYTATLFGRRRYLPDLNSDNRQRREAAERMALNAPIQGTAADIVKIAMLKVDGALREAGLASRMLLQVHDEIVLEVAPGEREAAESIVRRGMADAVRLRVPLGVSVGDGADWESAAH